From Candidatus Xianfuyuplasma coldseepsis:
CCTGTTGTCATTGCGTTAAACAAAGCCGATGATAAGAATCTTACCGATACGATGTATGAATTTTATAGTCTTGGCCTTGGCGATCCGATTCCTGTGAGTAGTGGACATGGTATTGGGATTGGCGATATGCTCGATGAAGTCGTTCGCAAGCTGCCACTAAAAGAAGAAGTTGTCTATGAAGAAGATCGGATCAAACTCTGTTTGATCGGTCGACCCAATGTTGGGAAATCATCGCTATTCAACGCATTAATTGGCGAAGAACGAGTCATTGTATCCGACATTGAAGGGACAACAAGAGATTCCATTGACAGTTTATTTTCCTACAATGAACAAGATTATGTCGTCATCGATACCGCCGGATTACGGAAACGTGGTAAAGTTTATGAGAATGCGGAAAAATACAGTGTGCTGCGTGCACTCTCAGCCATCGAACGCAGTGACATCTGTCTGATTTTAATCGATGCAGAAACCGGAATCCGTGAACAGGATAAAAAAATTGCCGGCTATGCAATCGATGCTGGCAAAGCCGTAATGTTGGTGGTTAATAAATGGGATACCATTACCAAAGATACGAATACAATGAATCGCTGGATCAAAGAAATTGAGTCCCATTTTCAATTTGTCAAGTTTGCGCCCATCTTATTCTTAAGTGCGAAAACCAAGCAACGGGTTCATACGATATTCCCTGCGATCCAAAACACATTTGTTAACTATAATCGACGTGTTCAAACCTCGGTGTTAAATGATGTCTTACTGGATGCGTTTTACGTTAATCCACCGAAACCACATAATGGAGAGCGGGTCAAACTGTTCTATGCGACACAAGTCGCTGTGAAGCCACCGACGTTTGTCCTCTTTGTCAATGATGAGGACTGTATGCATTTTAGTTATGAACGATATTTACGCAATCGATTACGAGAATCCTTTCATTTTGAAGGGACCCCGATTAAAATTATTCTCAGAAAGCGTGATTAGATGAAAATCAGTGTTATTGGTGGTGGATCCTGGGGTCTTGCCCTATCCACTGTCCTCAGCAACAACAATCATGATGTGTTGGTATATGATGTTGATCCAAAAATCGTCAAAAAAGTGAATACATTGCACATTTGTATTCAATTAGATGAGGATATTAATGACGATATTCGCGCAACAAATAACATTCAAGAGGCGATATCCTTTAGTGATGTCCTCTTGTTTGCCGTACCGACAAAAGTACTGCGTCCAGCGTTGCGTAGTGTAGTTGACGTCATCGAACGACCAAAATTATGCATCAATGCAGCCAAAGGAATTGAACCGGAAACATTTTTACGTGTCAGTGAGATCTTTAAAGAGATGGTACCGGCCGAATTTTTAAAAGGATTTGTGGCCTTGAGTGGTCCCTCCCATGCCGAAGAGGTCATTCAAGGAATGACGACTGTCATCACGTGTGCAAGTGAAGTGGAGGAACATGCGATTTTTGCACAACATCTCTTCCATAATAGTGATTATTTCCGTGTCTACTCATCCACCGATTTGAAAGGTGTTGAACTTGGTGGAGCGCTAAAAAATATTTTTGCTCTTGCAAGTGGTTTAATTGCCGGAAAAGGACTCGGTGATAACGCACGAGCAGCATTAATTACTCGTGGTTTGGTCGAAATGCAGAAATTTTATGAGTCGTATGGTGCTGATACAGCTAGCCTGTTTGGATTGACAGGAATTGGTGATTTGATTGTTACTTGTACCAGTCCTCATTCACGTAACTTCCAAGCCGGGTATAAAATCGGACACGGGAAGGATCTAGAAGAGACACTCGAATCAATGACCATGGTTGTTGAAGGGATACGAACATGCGAAGCAGCCTATAAGTACGCCGTTGAACACGATTTAGAATTACCGATTATTGAACAGATTTATAATGTTTTATTTAATAAATTAGACCCCGAAATCGCCTATCGGAACCTCTTTGAGCGGAGTCGAAAAAAAGAGCTTTGATACCATCATATGAACGACCTCTCAAATGAAAAGGCTTTAATTAAGGTATATAGCCGAGTATCAAAATTGACCACCTTATTTATAAAAAATATGGTTTAATTAGATAAAGTGCCGAATATCCTTGCAATAAAGCCGTTTAACTGCTATAATAATTACAGATAAAAAAATAGGGAGGCAAATTTATGAACAAAACTGAATTAATTGCTCGCATCGCAGAGGTTTCAGGTTTAACAAAAAAAGATTCTGAAACTGCATTGAACGCAACATTAGCAGCTGTACAAGAATCATTAGTAGCAGGAGAAAAAGTAGTCTTAACTGGATTTGGTACATTTGAAGTACGCAATCGTAAAGCTCGTGTTGGTCACAACCCACGTACCAACGAAAAAATTCACATTCCTGCACAAAAATCACCTGCTTTCAAAGCTGGTAAAGTTTTAAAAGAAGCTGTAAGATAATTACCTACTCAAAGTAAAAAAATATCACAAGAAATTGTGGTATTTTTTTGTTATTTATGGTACTTTTGTAGTGTAAACTTTAAGGAGGTGACAATGTGGATTACGATCATTTTTTACAGTATGGTGACGGCACAAGTAGCTGTATCCATCAAGCAACACTCACCAATGACACAAACTATATTGTCACGTACTTAAAACAAGGTGGCGATGTCCATATCAAAGACGATCGCAACCAAACATTGCTTCATCTTGCCACCCGGAACAAAGCTGCGCATTCGATGCGCTTATTATTACAAGTCGGGGTGAATCCCAATCTTGGTGACAAGTTTGGCGATACCCCCTTACATATCGCCAGTTACATGGGCAATGATGCGATGGTGTCTTTGCTTGTTGAACATGGTGCAGATCCAAACACACCCAACGACAATCAGGATACCCCACTCCATAAAGCCGCGTTCAAAGGAAGTGTTTCATGTCTCGAAATTCTGCTGGCTCATGGTGCAGATATTTATCGTACAAACGAGTTTCACTCGAGTGTGATTCAACATGCGGTTCGCAGTAAAAAAATCAAAGCCGTAAAATATTTAATAGAACAAGGAGCAATTATAAATTCCTTGGATGATCGAGGCCAATCGACATTGCATTACGCGGCACTGTATTCCACTGTTGACATTGTTCAATATCTGATTGAACAAGGGGTAAACCCATATTCGAAAACAAACTACCGGTTAACGCCACTTCACATGGCCGTCGAACATCCGATGTTTGAAATGGTGCAGGTGTTCTTGCAATCGGGGTTAACATCGTATGATCAATCGAAGTTTAATCAATCACCCTATGATATTGCCGTACAAAAAAACAAATACGAAGCCATTGAAACCTTTAATCGGTTAAAAAACGATGCCGAGTATCAATCAAAATTGAAAGCAAATCAACTAACCCTTTCAATCGTAATGAATGATTTTGATTTGGCGGTATCCTTAATTCCTAGAAGCAACGTCAACAACAAAGATATCTTTGGCAATACCCCGTTATTCTATGCGATCATGAATCACGAACCCTATTTGGTCGAACAGTTGATCGCCCATGACGCCTCGGTCTATAATATTGATAGTAAACAGCTGGATGCAATTTACTACGCGGTATTGATTGGTGATGTGGACATGGTGAAAACCATATTAAAAAAGCAACACAACCTCGGAAAAAAATACTTGGGTTATAACGTGTTAGATTATGCCACACACAATGATCAAACAGCGATAAAAGAGGTGCTTGTAAAACATCAATAAACGTTAGAAAGAGGGATTGGATGAAACGACGAATACAATTATTATCATCAGCGCTTGTGGTGTTGTTGATGGCATTCAGTATTCTATTAATCACCATCGATGTCAGTGGAATACCACTGTTTTATGATATGCAAATTTTCTACACCATTGACGATGTAAGGCGGACGATGGATATCCTCATGTCACCATCTGGTTCGATATCGATGACCGAACTACATACGCTCCGCCAACAGTTTGAATTATTCTATATTATTGATGTCCTATTCCCGATTGTCTATGCGTCCTTATTAGGGACCATTGCCAAAGAACTACGCTTAGCGTGGCTCATTCCCATTATCATTGCAACCATGGTATTGGACTATATCGAAAACATCATCATCTTATTGTTCTACGCTGTATTTGATGTTGGAATTGCCTTTTATACGATTCTTCATATAGCCACGATATTGAAATTCAGTGGCCTGTTCTTTACCGTAGGATATATGTGCTATTGCATCATCCAACGAAAGCGAACAATAAAAAAAACACCATGAGGTGTTTTTTTTTAGCCTAATGTAATTAGCATGACAATCA
This genomic window contains:
- the der gene encoding ribosome biogenesis GTPase Der, which gives rise to MYPTVAIVGRPNVGKSTLFNRIVGDRVSITDDEPGITRDRIYAKAEWLTKQFHIIDTGGIDFNDTPFIHEIKQQTQIAIDEADVILFVCDIRSGITDDDMYIARMLYKADKPVVIALNKADDKNLTDTMYEFYSLGLGDPIPVSSGHGIGIGDMLDEVVRKLPLKEEVVYEEDRIKLCLIGRPNVGKSSLFNALIGEERVIVSDIEGTTRDSIDSLFSYNEQDYVVIDTAGLRKRGKVYENAEKYSVLRALSAIERSDICLILIDAETGIREQDKKIAGYAIDAGKAVMLVVNKWDTITKDTNTMNRWIKEIESHFQFVKFAPILFLSAKTKQRVHTIFPAIQNTFVNYNRRVQTSVLNDVLLDAFYVNPPKPHNGERVKLFYATQVAVKPPTFVLFVNDEDCMHFSYERYLRNRLRESFHFEGTPIKIILRKRD
- a CDS encoding NAD(P)H-dependent glycerol-3-phosphate dehydrogenase translates to MKISVIGGGSWGLALSTVLSNNNHDVLVYDVDPKIVKKVNTLHICIQLDEDINDDIRATNNIQEAISFSDVLLFAVPTKVLRPALRSVVDVIERPKLCINAAKGIEPETFLRVSEIFKEMVPAEFLKGFVALSGPSHAEEVIQGMTTVITCASEVEEHAIFAQHLFHNSDYFRVYSSTDLKGVELGGALKNIFALASGLIAGKGLGDNARAALITRGLVEMQKFYESYGADTASLFGLTGIGDLIVTCTSPHSRNFQAGYKIGHGKDLEETLESMTMVVEGIRTCEAAYKYAVEHDLELPIIEQIYNVLFNKLDPEIAYRNLFERSRKKEL
- a CDS encoding HU family DNA-binding protein is translated as MNKTELIARIAEVSGLTKKDSETALNATLAAVQESLVAGEKVVLTGFGTFEVRNRKARVGHNPRTNEKIHIPAQKSPAFKAGKVLKEAVR
- a CDS encoding ankyrin repeat domain-containing protein, translated to MDYDHFLQYGDGTSSCIHQATLTNDTNYIVTYLKQGGDVHIKDDRNQTLLHLATRNKAAHSMRLLLQVGVNPNLGDKFGDTPLHIASYMGNDAMVSLLVEHGADPNTPNDNQDTPLHKAAFKGSVSCLEILLAHGADIYRTNEFHSSVIQHAVRSKKIKAVKYLIEQGAIINSLDDRGQSTLHYAALYSTVDIVQYLIEQGVNPYSKTNYRLTPLHMAVEHPMFEMVQVFLQSGLTSYDQSKFNQSPYDIAVQKNKYEAIETFNRLKNDAEYQSKLKANQLTLSIVMNDFDLAVSLIPRSNVNNKDIFGNTPLFYAIMNHEPYLVEQLIAHDASVYNIDSKQLDAIYYAVLIGDVDMVKTILKKQHNLGKKYLGYNVLDYATHNDQTAIKEVLVKHQ